From a region of the Syngnathus typhle isolate RoL2023-S1 ecotype Sweden linkage group LG12, RoL_Styp_1.0, whole genome shotgun sequence genome:
- the ajm1 gene encoding apical junction component 1 homolog: MTLTGPPDLLVSSVHRDIKITPISSLSKSLQRYKECSSLNCSTLEEIKSKDNKQRCRVFETTLLEYPKHYKYAMNSPHKKTERHGANPDIVWNALGHHQRYRFSAPDIFNFRLTSQPMDASMNSEPAIIPEQKRRARSKSAPRVQTNLTPISCESSPSRRKGRESRCTVGESHWRPDISPRKESSSAANRAHLFGLQPQMSDNNIFSAHYLSNTYEEATLDKPATSPHVRCRLDIKPNDSALYHKGQKHLTPQMDIQCQRHHNWVSRSLTVPRHFSYSRGPTSDSLVTESQQASQNSYSLPNKYKHQMEVPFEGMESTGYEMENRSHSSPNMPIPVFYEEDPGRYVTTVPPQPSSYFHDQRMKGPTSKVQYVHDQRGRMVHAMGPRSYNNEIEHYPYTLLAGYPQLFKANEPGPYIIQPQPTRIFYGNEPRSYQIQSAPPRFYYSRDTHAMPPQHHIPARAHYAENQKNVRIIQAHADDWYSSYSPGYSSIPVNDVSQVTPTRIQQKTVFMPCYSNPSAEPQRIGTDSKSYSRSLDDILTSYVEREQPPSVQRHQSYNDLDPRKPIGGLDDKPQPVVVNLSTSPRRYAALSMSDNSLIDQSPSSTSKNTTSKQWLVTPEITITDNDFRTGNLRKAERKSASWDILDSRGTEGEHDIKASTKEKPHDNSLQRSLEQLDELLADLVTDYKPPSRRASQDILDQLKKLIDEEEAVSLSRKNLDTVAQEPPPLDKQPTSIRLNPDSFQDLDGASDPMKGPNECSPDQSPDEDDTMMCSNNKCRRTETLFHACLYFKSCHSCYTYYCSRNCRREDWDIHKESCVYGRIGSSCRHIIKHCRETIEVHKAFSRLAKVGYLSRGRGVLFLGFPNTVSSSNFLQAGLDSLPMSPTYLSLRELESFKDNLGEHCKELQEAGKEYDPNECFILNVSIAVGEQLPDEPSPRTQAPAVRKYAKVALASFSPDRKIHKKQGEMETLILTPPPGTTDIDKAGEEGRKAREICFINIQRELRIRGVFLRHEYPQVYQQLCEFVENNLRFTPTTIYPIDKRTGKQFMCMIMAASEPRTLDWVGTPHLLDDII, encoded by the coding sequence ATGACACTCACAGGACCACCTGACTTATTGGTATCAAGTGTGCATCGAGACATAAAAATTACCCCCATTTCTTCACTCAGCAAATCCTTGCAACGCTACAAAGAATGTAGTTCTTTAAATTGCAGCACACTGGAAGAAATTAAGAGCAAGGATAATAAGCAGCGCTGCCGTGTCTTTGAAACTACCTTGCTGGAGTACCCAAAACATTATAAATACGCAATGAATTCCCCACACAAAAAGACTGAGAGGCATGGCGCTAATCCAGATATTGTCTGGAATGCCCTGGGTCACCATCAAAGGTACCGCTTTTCAGCTCCAGATATTTTCAACTTTCGGTTAACATCTCAACCAATGGATGCAAGTATGAACAGTGAGCCTGCCATCATCCCTGAGCAAAAACGAAGAGCTCGGTCAAAAAGCGCACCTCGAGTCCAAACTAATCTCACCCCTATATCATGTGAGTCCTCACCCTCCAGGAGGAAGGGAAGGGAGTCCCGATGCACCGTAGGAGAATCTCATTGGAGACCTGACATATCCCCACGTAAAGAGTCCTCCTCTGCAGCAAACAGAGCTCATTTATTTGGACTTCAGCCTCAAATGAgtgataataatatattttcagCCCATTATTTATCAAATACTTACGAGGAGGCTACGCTGGATAAACCAGCAACCAGCCCTCATGTCAGATGTCGGTTAGACATTAAACCAAATGATTCAGCATTATATCATAAGGGACAGAAACACCTTACACCTCAAATGGACATTCAATGTCAAAGGCACCACAATTGGGTAAGTAGGAGCCTGACTGTGCCGCGCCACTTCTCCTATTCAAGAGGACCAACGTCTGATTCATTGGTTACAGAGAGTCAGCAAGCTTCTCAAAATTCCTACAGTTTGCCAAATAAGTACAAACACCAAATGGAAGTTCCTTTCGAAGGGATGGAATCCACTGGATATGAAATGGAAAACAGAAGTCACTCCAGTCCTAACATGCCAATCCCAGTGTTTTATGAAGAGGATCCTGGTAGATATGTTACCACAGTTCCCCCTCAGCCAAGTTCTTATTTTCATGATCAACGTATGAAAGGACCAACCTCCAAAGTGCAATATGTACATGATCAAAGAGGTCGAATGGTGCATGCTATGGGTCCAAGGTCTTATAACAATGAAATTGAGCATTATCCATACACTTTACTGGCAGGGTATCCACAATTGTTTAAAGCAAATGAGCCAGGGCCATATATTATACAACCACAGCCAACAAGAATCTTTTATGGAAATGAGCCAAGGTCTTATCAAATTCAGTCTGCTCCTCCAAGGTTCTATTATTCACGTGACACGCATGCCATGCCACCACAGCACCATATACCAGCAAGGGCCCATTATgcagaaaaccaaaaaaacgtGAGGATTATTCAGGCACACGCAGATGACTGGTATAGTTCATATAGTCCTGGATATTCCTCTATTCCAGTAAATGATGTGTCCCAAGTCACTCCAACCAGGATCCAACAAAAGACTGTATTTATGCCTTGTTATTCAAACCCTTCTGCAGAACCTCAAAGAATTGGCACAGATTCCAAATCCTACTCAAGATCATTGGACGATATCCTCACCTCATATGTAGAAAGGGAACAACCCCCTTCTGTTCAGCGGCATCAGAGCTATAATGACCTTGATCCAAGGAAACCTATAGGAGGCTTGGATGACAAGCCACAGCCAGTGGTAGTCAATCTCTCCACTTCACCAAGACGTTATGCAGCTTTGTCCATGTCTGATAACTCTTTGATTGACCAAAGCCCTTCATCAACATCAAAAAACACAACTAGTAAACAGTGGTTAGTAACTCCAGAGATTACAATTACGGATAATGACTTTCGTACTGGGAATCTTAGGAAAGCTGAACGAAAGTCTGCCAGCTGGGATATTCTGGACTCTCGAGGCACTGAAGGTGAGCATGACATTAAAGCCTCGACCAAAGAAAAGCCACATGACAATTCTCTTCAGCGGAGCCTTGAACAACTTGATGAGCTGCTGGCTGATCTTGTGACTGACTACAAACCACCAAGTCGAAGGGCGAGTCAGGACATACTAGATCAGCTGAAGAAGCTAATTGACGAGGAAGAAGCAGTATCTCTGTCGAGGAAGAACTTGGATACTGTTGCTCAAGAACCACCTCCTCTTGACAAGCAACCAACTTCAATAAGATTAAATCCTGATTCATTTCAAGATCTAGATGGGGCAAGTGATCCAATGAAGGGTCCAAATGAGTGCTCTCCAGATCAGAGCCCAGATGAGGATGATACAATGATGTGTTCAAACAATAAATGCCGGAGAACAGAAACTCTGTTTCATGCTTGCCTTTACTTTAAATCTTGCCACAGCTGCTACACTTATTACTGCTCTCGCAACTGCCGCAGAGAAGACTGGGACATTCATAAAGAGAGTTGTGTATATGGTAGAATTGGCAGCTCATGTCGACATATCATCAAACATTGTCGTGAGACTATTGAAGTCCACAAAGCCTTCTCCCGTCTTGCCAAAGTTGGTTATCTTTCTCGAGGCAGGGGCGTACTCTTCCTTGGTTTCCCTAACACTGTGTCTTCCAGTAACTTTTTACAAGCAGGGCTGGATAGTCTGCCTATGTCACCCACATACTTGTCGCTAAGAGAGCTTGAAAGTTTCAAAGACAACCTTGGTGAGCACTGTAAAGAGTTGCAAGAAGCTGGAAAAGAATACGACCCAAATGAATGTTTCATATTGAATGTATCAATTGCTGTCGGTGAACAGCTGCCAGATGAGCCTTCACCAAGGACCCAAGCTCCAGCAGTCAGAAAATATGCAAAGGTTGCTCTTGCTTCTTTCAGCCCTGACAGAAAGATCCACAAGAAACAGGGTGAGATGGAAACCCTGATCTTAACTCCACCACCAGGAACAACAGATATTGACAAAGCTGGAGAAGAAGGCAGGAAGGCCAGAGAAATATGCTTTATCAATATACAACGAGAGTTAAGGATTCGAGGAGTATTCTTACGCCATGAATACCCACAAGTGTATCAACAGCTCTGTGAGTTTGTGGAAAATAACCTCCGATTCACCCCTACCACCATTTATCCAATTGATAAGAGGACGGGGAAGCAGTTTATGTGCATGATTATGGCCGCCTCTGAGCCAAGAACATTGGACTGGGTAGGAACTCCACATCTTCTTGATGACATCATTTAA